The Thalassotalea sp. 273M-4 genome includes a region encoding these proteins:
- a CDS encoding DUF4124 domain-containing protein: MARFVVLALVFISLLAPVVTASEKIYVWRNAAGDLVFSDSPKPGAEEISEEIIIKNKQTIMSSVDTSILDITPRVMSEEYHVEITQPEDHSTIRDNSGSIYISGRVAPVFKQGHKVRLLLDGKQHSEPQTRSVFILRDVDRGEHKIKLELLNNKGKVIASSEERTIYLHRARVN; this comes from the coding sequence ATGGCTCGGTTTGTAGTATTAGCTCTGGTTTTCATATCGTTACTGGCACCTGTCGTTACCGCTTCTGAAAAAATTTACGTCTGGCGCAACGCAGCTGGAGACTTAGTGTTTTCTGATAGCCCTAAGCCGGGAGCAGAAGAGATCTCTGAAGAAATTATTATTAAAAACAAACAGACCATCATGTCTTCTGTCGATACCTCTATCTTAGATATAACCCCTAGAGTCATGTCAGAAGAATACCATGTTGAAATTACCCAACCCGAAGACCACTCCACCATTCGTGATAATTCAGGCTCAATTTATATTTCTGGTCGCGTCGCGCCAGTTTTTAAACAAGGCCATAAAGTTCGCCTGCTACTAGACGGCAAACAACATTCCGAACCCCAAACTCGTTCAGTGTTTATTCTTAGAGACGTTGACCGGGGTGAACACAAAATAAAATTAGAGCTTTTAAACAATAAAGGCAAGGTAATTGCATCCTCCGAAGAAAGAACCATTTATTTGCACCGTGCTAGAGTAAACTAA
- the glnL gene encoding nitrogen regulation protein NR(II), giving the protein MLSTLNITNLKEEYAKQLSSQLVTAIVVLDRNLCIQFLNSSAEALFSKSLNRLYQQPFLDLFIESSISFNRLQNVLNNFQEFTDSEVVFKFIDQHHITLEVTASVVLINNQQCILLECKQIDNKKQISAEAFQEQQWVAARDLIRGLAHEIKNPLGGLRGAAQLLDKELTSDQQEFTSLIIEQADRLTNLVDRLLGPNQLPQMEIGNIHQAIEKVFQLVSMDNAKNIKFQRDYDPSIPDNQFDSEQMQQVLLNIIKNAIQILPEGGEITLRTRIANHQTINGTTCRSAIQISVIDNGPGIPKHIQDTLFYPMVSGREGGTGLGLSIAQTLIHQHHGKLACHSESGRTEFSILLPLPKRTS; this is encoded by the coding sequence TTGCTTTCGACCCTAAACATCACCAACTTAAAAGAAGAGTACGCCAAACAGCTTTCATCACAACTGGTCACCGCCATTGTGGTGCTGGATAGGAACTTATGTATTCAATTTTTAAACTCTTCAGCAGAAGCACTTTTTAGTAAGAGCTTAAACCGTCTATATCAACAACCATTTCTCGACTTGTTTATAGAAAGCAGTATCTCATTTAATCGCTTACAAAATGTATTAAACAATTTCCAAGAGTTTACCGACTCAGAGGTGGTCTTTAAGTTTATCGATCAACATCACATCACTCTGGAAGTAACCGCTTCGGTGGTATTAATAAACAACCAACAATGCATTTTATTAGAGTGCAAGCAGATAGATAATAAAAAACAAATTAGCGCTGAAGCCTTTCAAGAACAACAATGGGTAGCGGCCCGAGATTTAATTAGAGGACTCGCCCATGAAATTAAAAACCCATTAGGTGGGCTAAGAGGGGCTGCGCAATTGTTAGACAAAGAACTGACAAGTGATCAGCAAGAATTTACCTCATTAATTATTGAACAAGCCGATCGGTTAACAAACTTAGTCGATAGACTGTTAGGACCAAATCAATTACCGCAGATGGAGATCGGCAATATTCATCAAGCCATTGAAAAAGTTTTTCAATTGGTGAGTATGGATAACGCCAAAAACATCAAGTTTCAACGCGATTATGATCCATCGATTCCTGATAATCAGTTTGATAGTGAGCAAATGCAGCAAGTCTTACTAAACATCATTAAAAATGCGATTCAAATATTGCCAGAGGGTGGCGAAATAACCCTGCGTACCCGTATTGCCAATCACCAAACCATTAACGGCACGACATGTCGTTCAGCAATCCAAATTTCGGTGATTGATAATGGGCCAGGGATCCCTAAACACATACAAGATACTTTATTTTACCCTATGGTTTCCGGCCGAGAAGGTGGCACAGGCTTGGGCTTGTCAATCGCTCAGACTTTGATCCATCAACATCATGGTAAACTGGCATGTCACAGTGAGTCCGGTCGAACAGAATTTTCTATTTTATTACCTTTACCTAAGAGAACCTCCTAA